The sequence AATTTTCAAATGCACCACCATAAGACACATGATAACCCGGTGGCAAATTCAAATCTTTGTCAACCTGAATTTGTAAATCTTTTACAATGCTCTCCACATCTCTTCCACTTATATTGAAGCCAACAATAATTCTTCGGTTTGCATTTTCCCGTTGAATTTGATTTACACTTTGCTTAATAGAAACATCTGCAATTTGATATAATGGTATTTGTGTTCCTTGTGAATTAGGGATTAAAAGATTTTGTACATCTTCAATATTCTGCCGTTGCTCACCTGCCAGACGAACCACCAAATCAAAATGTTTTTCATCCTCATATACCTGTCCACTGCTCTGTCCAGCAAGTGCTGTGTTCACCACCTTATTGATGTCGGAAATATTTAAACCATATTGTGCAATTGCATTTCGATTGTAATTGATTATTAATTGAGGGAGTCCATCAATTGGCTCAACATAAATATTCTCTGCACCATTAATTTTGCTTGCAATGTCGCCCAACAGTTTTGAATACTTTGAAAGAGTATCCAGATTTTCACCGAAAATTTTGCAGACCACATCTTGTTTTGCGCCGGTCATCAATTCATTAAAACGCATTGCAACAGGATATTGAAAACTATAAGCAACACCCGGAACATCTTTCAATGCCTCATTCATTTTTTCGGAAAGTTCGTTCCATGTTTTTGCTGATGTCCATTCGCTTTTATCTTTTAAAATAATCATCATGTCCGAAGCTTCCATTGGCATAGGATCGGTTGGAATTTCACCGCTTCCTGTTTTGCCAACTACCTTTTCTACTTCGGGAAATTTATTCAATAAAATGTGTGCTGATTTCATTACAGCCTCAGTTGAAGTTTCGATATTACTTCCTGTTAATACAAGTGTTTCCACTGCAAAATCACCCTCAGGTAATTCAGGAATAAATTCTCCGCCCATGCGTGAAAAAATAACAATTGCAAATACAAATAAGGCCACTGTAATTCCAATAACAGTTTTAGGAAATCGCAACACTTTTACTAAATATTTTTGATAAAAATTTTCAATAGCATGCATCATTCTGTCGGATATATTTTTCTTGTGCGTAATATTTTTACTAAGAAATAATGCACTCATCATTGGGATATATGTAAGTGAAAGAATAAATGCACCCAGCAATGCAAAGGCAACAGTTTGTGCCATCGGCTTAAACATTTTTCCTTCTATTCCTTCCAATGTAAAAATTGGGAGATACACAATCAGAATAATTATTTGACCGAATACAGCACTGTTCATCATCCTGCTTGCCGAGTGATTTACTTCGCTGTCCATTTCGCTTTGTGATAATTTCGTATGGTGTGATGCTGGTAAATGATCGGCCCATCGTTCTTTGTTTTCTATTTTTATTTCTTCGGTTGAAATAGGTTGCGCATTCACTTTTAGCAATGTACTTTTCACCATTAAGGAGTGCATCACGGCTTCCACAATAATTACCGCACCGTCCACTATCAAACCGAAATCCAATGCACCCAAACTCATCAGGTTACCACTTACTCCAAATATGTTCATCATGATTACTGCAAACAACATGGACAATGGAATTACCGATGCTACTAAAATTCCTGCTCTGAAATTTCCAAGAAATAACACCAATACAAAAATTACAATTAGAGCACCTTCCAATAAATTTTTTGAAACGGTACTTATCGCATTGTTCACCATTTTTGTTCTGTCTAAAAATGGTTCTATCTCGACACCTTCGGGCAGTGTTTTTTCAATTTCTGCAATTTGATTTTTTACATTTTTAATTACTTCACTGCTGTTACCTCCTTTCAACATCATTACCACTGCACCGGCAACTTCACCTTCATCATTGTAAGTCATTGCACCGTAGCGAATGGCATTTCCAATGCGCACTTCAGCAACATCATTTATTAAAAGTGGTGTTCCGTTTTTAGTATTTTTCACCACTATATTTTTTATATCATCAATATTTTCAATTAAACCTTCAGCACGGATATAAAGCACTGTGGATGCTTTTTCAATATATGCACCGCCAGTATTTTCATTGTTTTTTTCCAAAGCGGTAAACACATCATTGATTGTAATTGCGTAAGAATTTAATTTGTTTGGATTAATAGCAATTTCATATTGTTTCACTCTACCACCAAAGCTGCTCACATCAGCCACACCTTCCACACCAAGCAATTGTCTGCGCACAATCCAATCCTGGATTGTCCGTAATTCTGTTGCATCATACTTTGATTCATAACCTTTTTTCGGTTTCAATACATACTGATAAATTTCTCCTAAGCCGGTTGTAACTGGTGCTAATTCCGGCGAACCAATTCCTTTAGGAATTTCTTGTTCGGCTAATTTTAATCGTTCAGTAACTTGTTGTCTCGCCCAATACACATCTACATCATCTTCAAAAACAATAGTAATCAGCGATAGACCAAAGCGAGAAAAACTGCGGATCTCTTTTAGTCCGGGAATGTTGCTATTTGCCTGTTCAATAGGAAAAGTGATAAGTCGTTCCACATCGGGAGCACCTAACGAAGGTGTTACTGTAATTACTTGCACCTGATTATCGGTGATGTCGGGCACAGCATCAATAGGAAGATGGGTTAATTGATAACTACCGTATGCAATGAGGGCAAAAATGAACAAACCTATAATGAGTTTATTCTTTACAGAAAATGCAATTATTTTATTGAGCATAATTATTCATTAATGAATTGAAAATATAAAGAGAAGGTGAACCCTTGTCTTATTTTCTATGACTAAGTCATAGAAATATCTCACCCGAATAGCAATTCGGGTTTATTCATTAAATGAATTGCGGAGGTTGGAGAATCTTATTTTGAAACGAAGATGAATAAATCAGTTCGTTGCAAATAGAAATAACTTTTACTGAACAATAATCAATTTGATCAATAGAAAAATCGTTCGCATTATTAAAAGCTAGTACTGTGTGTACTGTTGCACAATCATTGGTTTTAAATGGTAGCTTTTGATGATCGTGATGTTTGTTATCAGTATCGTTATGCGAATTGTTATTATTGTAATGTTCATTCAGGAAGTCAATAAAAGATACACTGTTATCATTGTCATCATGCTCTAGATAATGATGAACCAGAACAGGAATTTTCAATAACTCATGTAATTCTGTATTTGCATACAGAAACAAAGTGAGAAATGATATTACAATTGTATTTTTCAATGTGTTAAAGGTAAGTATAATTGAAATTGCAAACAATGACTTGTGTCCGTAGCAAATTCATTGAATCAAATCCCTATATATTAGTTAAGTTCCCATTTACTTTTTAACAGAAAAAAAGTGTTGGAATCCAATTGCAAATCACAATTGAGTAGAGTAATTATTCAGGATTATAAAAAATTTGAATGGAGTCGCAGATCACATCAATGGGATGGAACTATTGTGCTTGTAATATTCAATTTTGGAATAAAACATTTCCGCCATTCTCTCACCTTGCCATTTGGCTCTGTCAGCTTTTTCACCGGCAAATAATTCGTCAACAGTAGTGTAGAATAAATTCAACCAATTATCAAAATGTTCTTTGGATACAGGCAATTTAGCATGAGGAAAAAATGGATTGCCCTGATAGGTTTTTTCTTCTAATAACACAGTTTGCCAGAAGCGGCACATTTTTTCAAGATGCTGTGGCCAACGGTCCTCAATTACATTATTAAAAATATCTTTCAATAAATCGTCTTCACGAATTCTGCCGTAAAAAGTATCTACCAAAAGTGTAATGTCCTCAAGTGATTGAATGTCCTTTTTAGTTTGATTCATTGTCTGTTTACATATTGAAGTGTGTGATAATAAAATATGCTGCCCATCCCAAAAATGCAACTAATATTATCCATAACCAACTAGGGATACTTTTTGGCGTTTCACTGCCCTCAATAATAAACTTTTTTTGATTGCCTTTATCATACGCATTTATCATTATAGGAATCACACCATCCACAATTTTATTATCGCTAATACCATCCACTGCAATGGCAGGTCCGTTCCTCACAATAAATTTTATTTTTCTGATACCTTCTTTGCCTACCGGTGATTTACTTACAATTTTTAATGTGTGTTCTCCATCTGTTAATTTCCGTGTATCTAATTCAAATTGCACAGGTGTGGAAAGTTCTGCAATAGGTTGCAAATCATCATCTACAAATAATGTAACTCTGCTCTTATTATCTTGCATCTTCAAAGTTGGTTAGAATTGTTTGTTTAATATGATTACCGTTTTTTTCACCGGGCTTAATTAAATATTTTATTGAAAGAATGAGTGTTACCAAAGTAAGTGCAGCAACAACACCAATTATTACCCAATCCCAATTGCTTTGAGGACCGGTACCATGCGTAATTCCCTGTGTTATTTTTGGCTGTTGTTGTTCACATACTTCACATGCCCACATAAACTTATTTAAAAGCATCAGAACAATCAATATCACAAATTGCTTTTTCATTATTTACTTGAGATTACGTTTAAGAAATCAATAATTTTTTTAACCTCTTCTACACTTACTGTTGCTGCATTATTTCCCCAACTTGATTTTTCATGATTAATAATTGCAGTTACTTCTTCAGGCGTTAAATTATTATCCGTACCCACTCCAGTCATCACTGCATATTCAGGTCGGGCATCATAGCCTTGCATTATTATTTTCACAAATAAATCCAAGTCATCACCCAATACAATCGGACTGTTTTTTAATGGAGGGAAAGCACCTTGCAATCCTTCACCGTTGGGTTGGTGACAAGCTGCGCAATTATTTGTATACAGTAATTCTCCATCAAGTTGAGCGGGTGCATCGCCACTGGCAGCAACAGTTTTTTCAGCTTTCTTATATAAAAATTCAAGAGGTAATTTTCCATCAGGTAATGGAGTTTGTTTTAAACTTTGTAAATAAGCAACCAATTGCAAAGCTTCTTTAGTTGCTACAATTTTTCCATTAATTCCTTTTCTGAATTTATCCGGAACAGTTACTTCCACTTCATCATCACCTACTTCATTTTTAATTTTAAATAGCCAGGGATAAGCGGGCATTATTGATTTTTCTACAACTGCCCGTGGCTGATATAAATGTAATAAATTCCAGGCGAGTGAACCTTGTCTGTTTCCTACATTTGTAAGGTCAGGACCTGTTCTTTCAGTACCCATAAGCGTTGCGGTATTTCTCCAGAT is a genomic window of Bacteroidota bacterium containing:
- a CDS encoding efflux RND transporter permease subunit yields the protein MLNKIIAFSVKNKLIIGLFIFALIAYGSYQLTHLPIDAVPDITDNQVQVITVTPSLGAPDVERLITFPIEQANSNIPGLKEIRSFSRFGLSLITIVFEDDVDVYWARQQVTERLKLAEQEIPKGIGSPELAPVTTGLGEIYQYVLKPKKGYESKYDATELRTIQDWIVRRQLLGVEGVADVSSFGGRVKQYEIAINPNKLNSYAITINDVFTALEKNNENTGGAYIEKASTVLYIRAEGLIENIDDIKNIVVKNTKNGTPLLINDVAEVRIGNAIRYGAMTYNDEGEVAGAVVMMLKGGNSSEVIKNVKNQIAEIEKTLPEGVEIEPFLDRTKMVNNAISTVSKNLLEGALIVIFVLVLFLGNFRAGILVASVIPLSMLFAVIMMNIFGVSGNLMSLGALDFGLIVDGAVIIVEAVMHSLMVKSTLLKVNAQPISTEEIKIENKERWADHLPASHHTKLSQSEMDSEVNHSASRMMNSAVFGQIIILIVYLPIFTLEGIEGKMFKPMAQTVAFALLGAFILSLTYIPMMSALFLSKNITHKKNISDRMMHAIENFYQKYLVKVLRFPKTVIGITVALFVFAIVIFSRMGGEFIPELPEGDFAVETLVLTGSNIETSTEAVMKSAHILLNKFPEVEKVVGKTGSGEIPTDPMPMEASDMMIILKDKSEWTSAKTWNELSEKMNEALKDVPGVAYSFQYPVAMRFNELMTGAKQDVVCKIFGENLDTLSKYSKLLGDIASKINGAENIYVEPIDGLPQLIINYNRNAIAQYGLNISDINKVVNTALAGQSSGQVYEDEKHFDLVVRLAGEQRQNIEDVQNLLIPNSQGTQIPLYQIADVSIKQSVNQIQRENANRRIIVGFNISGRDVESIVKDLQIQVDKDLNLPPGYHVSYGGAFENLIEAKKRLAFAVPVSLLLIFILLYFAFHSVKQGLLIYSAIPLSAIGGILLLAIRGIPFSISAGIGFIALFGVAVLNGIVLIAEFNRIKSSGETDLKQIVLRGTKTRLRPVLMTAFVASLGFLPMALSHGAGAEVQRPLATVVIGGLLLATFLTLFVLPILYIMFEKIAPRKSHRSLQKKK
- a CDS encoding group III truncated hemoglobin codes for the protein MNQTKKDIQSLEDITLLVDTFYGRIREDDLLKDIFNNVIEDRWPQHLEKMCRFWQTVLLEEKTYQGNPFFPHAKLPVSKEHFDNWLNLFYTTVDELFAGEKADRAKWQGERMAEMFYSKIEYYKHNSSIPLM
- a CDS encoding cytochrome C — translated: MQDNKSRVTLFVDDDLQPIAELSTPVQFELDTRKLTDGEHTLKIVSKSPVGKEGIRKIKFIVRNGPAIAVDGISDNKIVDGVIPIMINAYDKGNQKKFIIEGSETPKSIPSWLWIILVAFLGWAAYFIITHFNM
- a CDS encoding cytochrome c, with protein sequence MDFFDNHKKLFGAALGLFVALTIIVAVMPALNNQKNNAPLPNAIPLSADEMAGKKIYIANGCVACHTQQVRNIDMDKMWGSRPGIAADYADNKRMDIWRNTATLMGTERTGPDLTNVGNRQGSLAWNLLHLYQPRAVVEKSIMPAYPWLFKIKNEVGDDEVEVTVPDKFRKGINGKIVATKEALQLVAYLQSLKQTPLPDGKLPLEFLYKKAEKTVAASGDAPAQLDGELLYTNNCAACHQPNGEGLQGAFPPLKNSPIVLGDDLDLFVKIIMQGYDARPEYAVMTGVGTDNNLTPEEVTAIINHEKSSWGNNAATVSVEEVKKIIDFLNVISSK